The genomic interval GAAATAACAGATGAAACACTTTCTGAGGTGTTAAACTGAACTCCAAAATCTGTCGCAGTCAGGAGTCCCAATCATTCAGGTAGAGATAACAGTGATAGCTTAGATAAAATAAGGGATGTTTTGCAGCCTTTTCGTTTTACTACAGTAGCTAGGCTACAGCAAATTAATTGTGTGGACATTGTACGGCCAACATTTGGCAGCTAAGTGTTTTCTTTCATGTTACTCTGAATGAGTTAACGTCATGTATCAATCAAACCACCTTAAATGTCAAAGCGATAACTGAGGCTTGTGTTCGCTTTTGATAGTTTCATGTTCATTGTCTCTGAGAGAAGTTAATCAGAGTCAAAGTAGAGCAGAATAGAATCATATGTTTAAGCAGCATACCGATCAACAGAGTTTTCATGGTGAAGTGTTTTTGCATGAGGTTTGTCTtggcagagtgagagagtgagactgAAGGTGAAATCGTGAGAGTTGGCAACCCTGCATAAAACGATCTTACCTACCCCATCTTGCAATTATTTGAATGTGTGATGTGACATTAATGCAGTATCTGGCTGTCATTGAACATACTTTGTCTTTACAGTGCCTGgttggagagagtgagaggtaTCAGGCATGTATGCCTCCGGGAAATACAGCTCGCGGGGGCCTGCTCTTATCCCTCGGATGAAAACCAAGCACCGTATTTATTACATCACCCTCTTCTCTGTGGTGCTGCTTGGACTCATTGCCACCGGGATGTTTCAGTTCTGGCCTCACTCCATCGAGTCTGCAGCCGACTGGACCCTTGACAAACGCAGCGTCCACGACGCCCCTCTGGTCCACCTGCCTGTCTCCAGTCCCATTCCTGAGAGGGGGGACCTCAGCTGCCGCATGCACACATGTTTTGATGTGTACAGATGTGGCTACAATCCTAAAAACAGAATCAAGGTAACTCCTGCAACCCACGAAATAAGCTTTTACCTTTATTTGTGTGCTGTGTCCCTGACTGAAATTCTGATCTGTTGTATCTGTAGGTCTACATCTACCCTCTGCAGAAGTTTGTGGATGAATTAGGAGTTCCCATCAGCAGCACCGGACTGTCTCGGGAATACAATGACCTGCTCAGCGCAATCTCTGACAGTGACTTTTACACAGATGATGTCACCAGGGCTTGTCTTTTTATCCCTTCCATTGATGTGCTGAATCAGAACTCCCTGCGAATCAGAGAGACTGCTCAGGCTCTATCAATGCTACCCAGGTAATATTTACACTAGACTAATCATTGATGGATTTATTCTCAGTTTAGCTGTTTTTGAGTTTGCTCTAAAGACTGATCATTCGTTGTGGATCTCTTTTTCATAAATTGAACTTCCATCTTTGTTgttatcattgttattttgAGTAAAATCTAACATTTTTATACTGAAAAAGATTAGTTAGACTAATGTAAGTACAAGTAAATGTTGTATAATGGAACACATTCAGGGTTGcaggaattatttttttaatgtcagaTATTAATCATTAAGTGCTATAATGGCCTCATAAAATGAAACAGTCAGAGGTGACCCTAAATGACACATCTATTCTGTCcaatacaaaaaaatctgattttattaaGCAAACtgttgcttcatattttgactttcatactttaacttgatttttttgatgttgtggttgttgtttaatATGACTTATTATCACCCCAGTTCtaatcttttgtttgttttgcacagATGGGACAAAGGGATGAATCACCTCCTCTTTAACATGTTACCCGGGGGCCCTCCGGACTACAACACTGCCTTGGATGTTCCCAGAGACAGGTAGCTTCACTACAGGCCTGAAACAGATTCAAAATCTAAGAACGCATGCATTCATTTCTCAGTCATAGTGAAACCCAATAGTTCTCTTTCATTACATGTTGAAATCACATGGCTGGTTCCTAGTAGTAGCAGTATTTGTTGTAGTATGAATGTTTAGATTAAATCCAAGAGTATAAAACCCATCTTGTTTATGTATACTGTGTTTCCagggaaaaaaatattgtcACGCTAGAATTCATTATGCAGCTGTAAGGGGCATGTAACAGAACTGCAGTCACTCACGTGTGTGAAGAATAAACATTCAATGAAAAGAATCAGTTTTTTTCTTGCAGTTTGCAGAAAACATATTTCTCTGTAGATATTTCATATCTGGTCATATATGCCAGCGAGGACTCTCTGTGTCTTAATATGTCCTTTAAGCTCTATTGATGAATGAGGAAGGAAGAGGTTAGGTTTATGAACATTAAGCAGCCTTGGGACAATGAACACTATCTTTAGCTGCAAGGAATTTCCTGGGCTCAGCCAGCTGGAGTTCATTTTATATGGAGCCTTATCagaaacaggtgtgtgtgactgtCAGTGTGTTTCCACTTTATATACACATTGCCTGAGAGTGCAGCAGAATCCAAAAAAAGAATCATCACCTGGATAAAAATAAGGGATCTCTCAGCCACGCGTCGCGTTACTTCATGCCTCACGTGAGCATTGTTGGTAGTAAAAGTGAGCATTGGAAGCAAATGAATGACTTTGTGTATTTAAGTGTGTTCTTGTTGAAATCCCTAGTGTGCTGCTGTAGCATTGTAACATCCGAGTCCATTCGTTTCAGAGCGCTACTGGCTGGAGGCGGTTTCTCTACATGGACCTACAGACAAGGTTATGATGTCAGCATCCCGGTTTACAGCCCCCTCTCTGCAGATGTTGAGCTGCCTGAGCGACAGCCTGGGTGAGCTCATTATTTAACCAAATTACACCAATTTATCAATCAACAGCTCCTGAGGGAATTATCATCCAAGAGAGCATAATGATGTTTTGTTATTATAACATACATCAAAATGAGGTTGATTTAAGTCAGTCAGGTGATTAAGGAGCTATTTATTGTCAACAGCTTAAAGTATAACTCGGTTACCTATCTCTTTTCACCCAGGCCAAGGCGCTACTTCATCTTATCTTCTCAAACTGCCATCCATCGAGAGTACCGTGCTGAGCTTGAGCGCTTGAAAGAAGAAAACGGAGAGGCGTTGCTCCTGTTGGACAAGTGTAGCAACCTCTCCCAGGGTGCTGCCTCTGCACGAAAGCGCTGCTACAAAGGGCAGGTGTATGACTACCCTCAGATCCTGCAGGTGGGTAAAACAAATGCATGAAAGATTGTTGAAGAAGCAtagaaaatgtacacacagagcCAAGTTTTAGTGTATCTGTTAAATGGCAAAATCACATAATTAttgtcacttttgtttttatgtatttactttGGGCTGAGGTTAATTTGCTCTTTTTCTGCAGTGCTTAATCAGTCTagacattttaaagtttagtCTTACATTTAGTAGAGCCATACCTCCCCTGTCCCCTCTGTGACCACATTTTCTTGGTCTCTTCTTGTCCTAGAGAAAGTCCTGATGAATTTTGACATGTGACCTGACTTAAGGCATAGCGTCCAACTTGTGCCAATTTTTCTCATATTCCAACAATTAAGATTATGCGTCAGTGCAAGTAAGGATCTGGACGTGTCTGCCTTCACTGCCAAGATATCACAGAATCCCATCATTAACAGTCTGcaccctctctgtcttttttttttaggagtCTTCATTCTGTGTGGTTTTGCGAGGGGCACGTTTAGGTCAGGCTGCACTCAGTGACGTCCTACAGGCCGGCTGTGTCCCCGTCGTCCTTGCTGACTCCTACATTCTGCCATTCTCTGAAGTCCTAGACTGGAAAAGGTTTGTCTATGTCACTACACAGCTGGAAacacatgtcagtgtttgggCAGGTTGCCATTTTCAGGTCATGTATTCAATGTTTCTATTTCTGCATAGGGCATCTGTGGTGATTCCAGAGGAGAAGCTCTCCGAGATGTACACCATCCTCAAGAGTATTCCTCACAGACAAGTGGAAGAGATGCAGAGACAGGTAAAAGTCACTATTTATAACTGAAGAGAAACGATCCGTCGGGGCAGTTTATGTAGTTTACTTCACGTTAAGGTTATGAAAAGTCAGATTGACAGTTTGTCAGAGACGCTGTCAGTGAGGTTAAAGGACTTGCATTTCATGTCTGAGATGTGCATATGCCATAACAAACTAACCTGCCAATTATTCAAGTCTTAAGAAGCCAAGACAAATTTACTTAGAGGTGCCATAGACAGAAGTTTGGATATCACCTTCACTTTTCGTAAGTTAGAGTTTCCTTTTTCGCTCAGTCTCgattttaaaaagctttcagAAGACTcaactgtgttgattttagctTCAGTGAAGACAgcgctctctctttttccatgTGATATCTTCATGAAGCCACAATAAACAAAGGTGAAGGCATCTATGAGAGAAGTGCACCAGCTCAGCTGCTACTCATTCCCTTGTATCAACTCCAGTCCATTTACTAATTACACTGGCCAAACAGACAGTTTTGGCCAAGGCCTCAGAGAAAGACTCAGGGTTGAATTTCACCAGAGAAGCTCAAAAACCCGGCTTGGGGTGTGGTTAGTGGGGGTACTTTGCTCTGTATAGCTCACAGCTAACATGTTAGCATAGATTTGATATTGTATATGCAGGTCACGGTACTCTTCTGCTCGCTCATATGGTTTGAATTGTTGGAAGCAGAGTTACGTCTGAGTCATTTCTTTACATAAGTTATTTTATCATGAAGTCAGTAAAACTTTGGGTTAGAACAGATATTTTTGTCCTGCTGCATGTCAAAGGTCACTCTCAGTACCAACACTAAAGCACCAAAGTCTTCCTAGCTAACTTTTGATTCATTATCCTAATTGATATTCAAAGACTTCTACTGTTAATCTTAAATGTACCTTCAAATGCTTTGTCTTAGTCACAGAATCGCTCACTTTCCTGTCTGATGTGCAGATAAATGAACATTTTCTTCCCCTTTATTGGACCCAAGAGCGGTATTTAGATCCGTATTTATTCATGTTGTAGATTAGCGGAATCTTTGCGACTCCTTCTTGTTCTGTCACTTccggttgtttgtttttgatatgaaagtaaaataaaactccagAGGTCCTTGTAGTGTATTCATAAAAGCCTGTTGAACATATATACTTTCAAATCATAGACTTCCATAATCATTTACATTGATCGGCTGAGGTCTCCAGCCTGCAAGTTGTTGTAATTATACAATGGTTGTGTAATATTATACAGAGAGAGTCATGTTCACTGAAGGAGCCACTTTGTGGATTAAGTTCTTCAAGATTATCGCTCGGCCCAAAATTTGCACTTGAGGGATTTGAAGAAGCAGAGTACATTAACTCTAATGTTCACCCACTGACTATCATTGTGCCCAAGTGGCTAAGATTTAAGGTCAATTAAATGattataatactaataataataagtttatttatatagcatctttCAGGAACAGAGgtgtttacaaagaaaaaccatagactgtataaaatatggacgtagtatccgtgatgtcacccatctgttcctgagagctgttttgaagcaaatcgacggcagcagccatattggtaatgcggaactcaaccaggcagagtgtgacgtagtgtgagccccttAGCCAATCGCTGTGTGTTtccgactgggagtcacgtcagtcatgtccttatttgggcaaaactcataatcttaatatcttcttaaccgtcacgttagaaaaaaattcacccccagtacagtgtgtgccattagagagattagcttcatagggccaagccgttttttgaaccaggctgtaaacatgtttattaatgctgcaaagatcgtctttttcccattcatatctatgtagtttccggtgtttctgcagccagcctcaagcggattctcgatgtactgcagtttatagcacctccgcattggcttcatcgtttgagaccggagtttgccgcttgagaaaaacacacaaacaaagaattcACTGATAGCAAAAcgcaatgaaaacaaaatagaaatgaCACTAGAGCAAGGCAAGCTACAGTATACAACAGGAAGCATATGCTAGTCTAAAGAAATGGctattatttttcttgtttttatttttaaaattattagtattattattattttttttttattgtgcaagaaatgtgctttacaagaaaGGGGTGACCAAGTGAATGTAGACagaataacaaataaacaaagcacGAATatggaaaacattaaaaaaaattaaaaaaacaaacaaagaagcaatcattaaaataataataagaggaaaacaaaggtaaaaacaaaacaaaaaaagcaacaacaacaaaacctaacaaacaaacaaagaaaaacaatttgttttattgaaacaAATAGAGCAGAAATAACCTATAAAAGAGTATATAAGCTAGAAAGagggataaaataaataaaattaataataataataataataataataataataataataataataatagtagtagtagtagtaggaaagtaaataaatatattatatcaaTGATATTAATGAAACAGATATGTCTGAATGACAAGAAAAGAAATGGcttttaagctgttttttaaaagtgtcgaCTGAGTCCACTGATCTTAAACTCAGTGACAGAGAGGTCCAAAGAGCTGGAGCTACAACAGCAAAAGCACCGTCTCCTCTAGTATGAATGGTAGGAGTCCCTGCTAGGAATGTGGGGCTGCAACAACTCCTCAATATAGACAGGTGCCTGTCCATGCAGGGCTTTGAAAGTACAATGAACATATGAATTCTGAAgttgatgggaagccagtgtTAAGATGACAGAGTTGGTGTTATATGAGACCTTGTGGAAGATTTGGTAAGAAGTCTGGCTGCCCGGTTTTGAACTAATTCTAAAAGTTTTAGAGATGTTTCACCGTCAGAAGTGAAAAGTGAATTGCAATAATCTAAGTGGGAGGAAATACATGCATTTATGATCATTTCCATCTGAGCTGTGGATATGATGGGCCTAAGCTTAGCAATATTTCTTAGCTGGTAAAAACAGGAGTGAACTAGCTTGCTCACATGCTGGTCTGGACATAAAGATTGAAACCCtgagtgttaaataaaaaaacaagatttaatTTACAACTGGCACAAAGTGATCAGGGGCAGATGTAAGTACAGTAAATATTATATAATAGCACACTAAAACACCTTGACGAAAGATATTCATAATCTGATGACAGTATCAGATATGCAGTATTATTAAGTGTCTTTTCAAGAAAGTAATAAAGTCAGTCTAGGTCAGCCAGAATGGAGTATTTGTAGCGTTGTAAGTTCTAACTTCTCATTGTTTGTTGTACTCCTACCGGCATCAAATCAGAGATGATCCTCGCCCACATTCCCACGTATATTGGAAAGAGTCATTTAAATTCTCTAATCATTTTTTTATGAGCTGAGATCCTAGTTTctgataaaataaattcaagacTGCTTGGTTTCTCTGATACCCTCCTCCACTTTCACCAGCAGAGGGCTCAGCAGCCTTCGCTTTCACTCTTTGTTTACCCTCTGCTGTTTCCCCCGTCTGACTCCACTCAAAGGCTGCAACTGTCAGAGCAGTCACAGGCAGCGCAAACTTACCTCACAGGAAATGCTGTATGATTAAAAGCGTGTGTAATACTTCTCAGATGAAGGGTTTTATCAACATGATTCACTCCTTTCAAGAATCAGAGGTCTGATACCAGCAGTAAAAAGCTGATTCAAAGAgactttattaattatttatcacCTGAAGAGAATGCAAACATTCTTTTTGTGTACAATATGTTTGAATGAGTTCCTCCAGCAGGGACTGTGACTTTGAGTGAGTTATTGGAGACCAGGTCAAATTGACAAACTGCTATTAAGCTTCCATCAGGTTACAGCAGACTTGGTTCAGGCAGCTgaactcattttaaaatgtatgattatGTAATGGCATTCAGGTCACATTATGAACAGCCTTATATTAAACATCTGCTCAAGCGAGACCACatggtccatgtttgtttactggcGTCAATAAGCCATACACTTGAATTATGACACATGCAATACAGAGCTGTATAGATGAGCTCAAGTCAAATTATGTCATTGAATTAGAAAATACAAGATGGGAGGAGGGCgttcctctcttcctctaacGTTGCTTTGGTATCAAGAATCAACCTGACGACCAGTTTCTTTTAGGTTTGTTGATTCTCACGATCAGTCTACTTTCTGCCTGCCTTGTCTTAGCTGTGGGCTTCTCTTCAGTCCAGTCTTATTTTCACATGCAGCTCCTAATCCAGAACTAAACAGTCAGccaggtggaggagggagaTGTCAGCAACTTATTTTGTCAGTCAAAAATGTATAACATCTTCGTAATCTAAAAAACGTAGAGTTTCAGAATTTGCAATACCAACCCAGCGTTAAAACCTGAAATCacttaatctttatttatatagtgccaaattataacaaacgttatctgaagactctttccaaacagagcaggtctagaccgtactctatgttct from Notolabrus celidotus isolate fNotCel1 chromosome 3, fNotCel1.pri, whole genome shotgun sequence carries:
- the ext2 gene encoding exostosin-2, which gives rise to MYASGKYSSRGPALIPRMKTKHRIYYITLFSVVLLGLIATGMFQFWPHSIESAADWTLDKRSVHDAPLVHLPVSSPIPERGDLSCRMHTCFDVYRCGYNPKNRIKVYIYPLQKFVDELGVPISSTGLSREYNDLLSAISDSDFYTDDVTRACLFIPSIDVLNQNSLRIRETAQALSMLPRWDKGMNHLLFNMLPGGPPDYNTALDVPRDRALLAGGGFSTWTYRQGYDVSIPVYSPLSADVELPERQPGPRRYFILSSQTAIHREYRAELERLKEENGEALLLLDKCSNLSQGAASARKRCYKGQVYDYPQILQESSFCVVLRGARLGQAALSDVLQAGCVPVVLADSYILPFSEVLDWKRASVVIPEEKLSEMYTILKSIPHRQVEEMQRQARWFWEAYFSSMKAIGLTTLQIINDRIYPYAARTYEQWNNPPVVKWTSVNSPLFLPLIPPRAPGFTAVVLTYDRVESLFRVITEISKVPSLAKLLVVWNNQNKSPPEETLWPKISVPLKVVRTKENKLSNRFFPYDEIETEAVLAIDDDIIMLTSDELQFGYEVWREFPDRLVGYPGRLHLWDHEMGKWKYESEWTNEVSMVLTGAAFYHKYFNYLYTYKMPGDIKNWVDAHMNCEDIAMNFLVANITGKAPIKVTPRKKFKCPECTAIDGLSLDQTHMVERSECINKFASVFGTMPLKVVEHRADPVLYKDDFPEKLKSFPNIGSL